The following proteins come from a genomic window of Metarhizium brunneum chromosome 2, complete sequence:
- the tgnC gene encoding (Z)-2-((N-methylformamido)methylene)-5-hydroxybutyrolactone dehydrogenase, with protein sequence MTSRCRLWINGREVDGHGERIPIEDPATGEIIAQSDAANQQDVDSAVENAHQVFKSGVWSNASRHDRARVLGNIAEIMWRDLPKLIRLEVKQTGRAIREMKAQIPSLLRWFKYYASVLLTEELPVLPTAGKLHNWLERVPLGVVVQITPFNHPMLIAVKKLAPALAAGNSIVLKPSELTPMTSLLLGQMFKAAGVPDGVVNILPGYGAVTGKALVSHALVRKVDVTGGTSAGQAIGSIVGGNLARYTAELGGKAPLVVFEQANIDAAVNGIAFASFIATGQTCVAATRIIVQNSVLPTLLEKLQRKCDYILRNMGSPLNERSTMGPLISLRQLQKVEALVDECLSEGTGQVLCGGQRMTGTSELDGIDFAKGYFYPPTVITCAAGKSVTEARIWREEAFGPVIVVVGFDNEEEGVLLANDSEFGLGAALWTQDLSQAFRVSKQVSSGIVWVNTHHRNDPSSPWGGASKSSGVGSENGIDAYHDYTTTKSIIMNFASANEMLAQDDWFREGAGEVRYG encoded by the exons ATGACCAGCCGGTGCCGTCTCTGGATAAACGGTCGAGAGGTTGATGGACATGGTGAGCG TATACCCATCGAGGATCCCGCTACCGGTGAAATAATTGCGCA AAGTGACGCCGCCAACCAACAAGATGTAGATTCGGCTGTTGAAAACGCACATCAAGTTTTCAAATCGGGGGTATGGTCGAACGCGTCGCGACATGATCGCGCCCGTGTTCTCGGAAATATCGCCGAAATCATGTGGCGAGACCTTCCAAAACTGATCCGCCTGGAAGTGAAGCAGACCGGTCGCGCCATCCGCGAAATGAAGGCCCAGATACCCTCCCTGCTTCGCTGGTTCAAGTACTACGCCAGCGTGCTACTCACCGAAGAGCTGCCTGTTCTACCCACCGCGGGCAAATTGCACAACTGGCTGGAAAGAGTGCCCCTAGGTGTCGTCGTGCAGATCACGCCCTTCAACCACCCTATGCTCATTGCGGTCAAGAAGCTTGCGCCAGCTCTCGCCGCGGGCAACAGCATCGTCCTGAAGCCTAGCGAATTGACGCCCATGACGAGCCTGCTTCTTGGGCAGATGTTCAAGGCGGCGGGTGTTCCAGACGGGGTGGTCAACATCCTGCCGGGATACGGAGCGGTGACGGGAAAGGCCCTCGTCAGCCACGCGCTGGTGAGAAAAGTCGACGTCACCGGCGGCACGAGTGCTGGGCAGGCCATCGGGTCCATTGTTGGAGGAAACCTCGCTCGTTATACGGCGGAGCTGGGCGGCAAGGCCCCTCTGGTCGTCTTTGAACAGGCCAACATCGACGCGGCGGTGAACGGGATTGCATTTGCCTCCTTTATTGCCACTGGTCAGACGTGCGTCGCCGCCACTAGGATTATCGTTCAGAACAGTGTGCTGCCCACTCTCCTGGAGAAGTTGCAGCGCAAATGCGACTATATTTTGCGGAATATGGGTTCGCCGCTCAACGAAAGGTCCACCATGGGACCTCTCATTTCACTTCGGCAGCTTCAGAAAGTTGAAGCTCTGGTGGATGAATGTCTCAGTGAGGGAACTGGTCAAGTTCTTTGCGGTGGTCAGAGAATGACTGGGACTTCTGAGCTGGATGGCATCGATTTTGCAAAGGGATACTTCTATCCGCCGACGGTGATTACCTGTGCTGCTGGGAAGAGCGTCACCGAGGCCAGGATatggcgagaagaagcctTTGGACCCGTCATTGTCGTGGTCGGGTTTGATaacgaggaggagggagttCTTCTCGCAAATGATAGTGAATTCGGACTGGGGGCTGCCTTGTGGACACAGGATCTGAGCCAGGCCTTTCGCGTTTCCAAGCAAGTGAGCTCGGGGATTGTTTGGGTCAACACACATCATCGGAACGACCCGAGTAGTCCATGGGGCGGCGCTTCGAAATCTAGCGGCGTGGGCAGCGAGAATGGAATAGATGCCTATCACGACTACACGACAACCAAGAGCATCATCATGAATTTCGCGTCGGCTAATGAAATGTTGGCTCAAGACGACTGGTTTAGGGAGGGGGCGGGGGAGGTTCGATATGGCTAA
- the gnl_0 gene encoding Gluconolactonase, which yields MAAYPSAFVVFDELVKDLFGSSPTLDLLHEHAEYPFAHEAGVFIQEDNSLFITSNQFTDPKTKNRRIQITRVQLPKNGDDSVQCQEIHPDQVPMANGGVNYKDGILFCAQGNQGGPGGLAFMESKPPYKSHLMLSSFYGRDFNSLNDVVVHSDGSIWFTDPIYGFEQGIRPKPRLPCQVYRFDPDRNAVRAVADGFGRPNGICFSPDEKIVYITDTDWIHGDGTTDEFRASHIYAFDLVNYSGQPFLTNRRLFAMADTGIPDGIKCDVYGNVYSGCGDGVNIWSPGGVLLGKILLEGGAANFCFGRDGEMFILNEHRLWRAQLGSSTKGALLGI from the exons ATGGCGGCGTATCCTTCGGCAttcgtcgtctttgacgaGCTTGTCAAAGACCTCTTTGGATCATCGCCAACCCTAGACCTGCTGCATGAACACGCCGAATACCCATTTGCGCACGAAGCCGGCGTCTTCATTCAGGAAGACAACTCCCTGTTCATCACCAGCAACCAGTTCACGGATCCCAAGACCAAAAACCGCCGTATTCAAATCACCCGCGTCCAGCTTCCCAAGAATGGCGACGACAGCGTCCAGTGTCAGGAAATCCACCCAGACCAGGTTCCCATGGCCAACGGCGGTGTCAACTACAAGGACGGCATACTCTTCTGTGCTCAGGGAAACCAAGGTGGTCCAGGCGGCCTGGCCTTTATGGAGTCGAAGCCGCCGTACAAGTCGCATCTCATGCTCAGCTCCTTCTACGGCCGGGATTTCAACTCGCTAAACGATGTAGTCGTTCACTCAGACGGCTCGATTTGGTTCACAGATCCAATCTACGGCTTCGAACAAGGCATCCGCCCAAAACCCAGGCTGCCGTGCCAGGTGTACCGATTCGATCCGGACCGGAACGCGGTTCGTGCAGTGGCAGACGGCTTCGGGCGACCAAACGGCATCTGCTTCAGCCCCGACGAGAAAATAGTCTACATCACAGATACAGACTGGATCCACGGGGACGGGACAACTGATGAGTTTCGCGCTTCGCACAT CTATGCATTCGATCTTGTCAACTACTCCGGCCAGCCGTTCCTCACCAACAGGCGCCTGTTCGCTATGGCGGACACCGGCATCCCCGATGGTATAAAATGCGATGTCTACGGCAACGTTTACAGCGGATGCGGCGACGGAGTCAACATTTGGTCGCCGGGCGGTGTTTTACTAGGGAAGATTCTCTTGGAGGGCGGAGCAGCCAACTTTTGTTTCGGGCGCGATGGCGAGATGTTTATTTTGAACGAGCACCGCTTGTGGAGGGCTCAGCTGGGTTCTTCTACAAAGGGCGCACTGCTGGGAATTTAG